The Halostagnicola larsenii XH-48 region GTATATCTCCAGTGACAAATGTTTGTCGAGAAAAATGATCGGCCACCGAACCGACCACGCTTCCGGCGAGTTCGGCCGACCTCCCACCCTTTTATTCGAGTGCCTCTCCGAGAGGCAGGTATGCGAATCGCACTACTCGGCGGAACCGGCGATATCGGCGAAGGGCTCGCGTTACGTTTTGCACACGACACCGACCACGAGATTCTGATCGGCTCTCGAGACCCCGAAAAGGCCCGAAACGCAGTCGAGGGGTACGAGGCAATTCTCGAGGAGCGCGACGTCGAGGCGTCGATCAAGGGCTTTACGAACGAGATGGCGGCCGATCGGGCGGACGTCGCCGTTCTCTCGGTACCTCCCTATTACGCCGGCGACACCGTCGACGCCGTCGCGGAGAAACTCGACGAGGACACGATCCTCGTCACCCCCGCTGTCGGCATGAAAGGCGACGAGGACGGGATGCACTATCACCCGCCGTCGGCCGGCAGCGTCACCGAACTCGTGGCCAGTCGCGCACCCGACGAAGTGCCGGTCGTCGGCGCATTTCACAACCTCGCGGCGGGTAAACTCTCGAATCTGGATCGTGAGATCGACCTCGATACGCTCGTCGTCGGCGAGGGGGCCGCCAAGGAGACGGTCACGTCGTTGGCGAGCGAAATAGACGGGCTCCGCGTTCTTGACGCCGGGCCGCTCGCGAACGCGGCCGAAGTCGAGAGCATCACGCCGCTGGTCATCAACATCGCTCGCCACAACGAGGAGTTACACGACGTCGGGGTCAAGTTCCAGTAGTCGATCCCGCGTGTTTCGGAATCGAATGACACGGAGACGGGCGAGAAAGCGGTCGACGACCGTGAGAAAACCGCCACCGGAAGCGACGAAACGAACGGTGCTAACGGGAACGTGACGGCGGAGGAGGGGAACGAAACCGACGGTGCTGTCTCAGCGTGACTAAACCGTCCAGTAGCCTCGAGTCGGGAGCCCCACCCGTCGGCTCGCAATTTTCGGCTGTGGATTCGTACGACTCGAGAGCCTTTTCGATTGTCTCACGCCGGTCAGAAAAACGCAGACCGGGGCGTGTCGACGGATTAGGCGCCGGCGGATTCGAGGGCGTCTTCGATGTCCTCTCGCTGGGTAACACCGACGAAGCGCTCGACGATTTCGTCGTCGTTTTCGATGACGAGCGTCGGCAGCGACCGCACCTGATACTCGTTTGCGACATCTTGCTGTTCGTCGACGTTTACTTTCTCGACTTCGAATCGGCCCTCCCAGTCTTCTTCGAGATCCTCGAGGATCGGGTCCTGGGTCTTGCATGGGCCACACCAGTCTGCGTGGAAGTCTTTAAGTGTGACAGTCATACCGTTCATTGGGTTTTCCCGCGCAGCGCGCATAAGGGTTTCCCACCAGTGAGGGTTTGCCGTGACCGAGGACGCGGACGATCACGGGCCGATCCGGCCGGTCGAAAGATTTAGTGCCCGGCGAGTGAAAGAGAACGTATGGATAAAGGACAGAACACTGGCGGGCTGATGTCCAGTGCCGGACTCATCCGGTATTTCGACTCCGAAGACTCGAACGCGATTCGTATCGACCCCAAGACCGTCATCGCAACCGGCGTCATGCTCGGCGTGCTCGTCCAGTTGCTGACGTTCGTTTCCTAACGCAGTTTGTTTTGGGTATCGAGGTCGGTACACCCGCTTGATCACCCACAGGTTCGGTCTGTCGAAACGATGCACTGGTGATCAGCCCGAATCCGACGCACTGCAGACGCCGAAACCGGGATCGGAGCTACAAATTGCCGCCAGTCCCGCCACTGGCAACCTCACCCAGTTGCGATTCGTGACGCGAAGTTTTTGACGTTGCTCACGTTACCACAGCCATGTCACTGGTTGCAGGCGTCGTCGCCGTTCAGGGCGACGTTTCCGAACACGCAGACGCCATCAGACGAGCGAGTACGGCCCGCGGCGAATCCGTCGAGGTTCTAGAGGTCCGCGAGTCGGGTATCGTCCCCGACTGCGACCTGCTCGCGATGCCCGGCGGCGAGTCGACGACCATCTCGAGGCTCGTCCACTCTGAGGGAATCGCGGCAGAGATTCGCGACCACGTCGACGACGAGAAACCGCTGTTTGCGACCTGTGCCGGACTCATCGTCGCCTCGAGCGACGCCGGCGACGAGCGCGTCGAGACGCTCGATCTGATCGACGTGACCGTCGAGCGAAACGCCTTCGGACGACAGAAAGACAGCTTCGAAGCGCCCCTCGAGGTAACGGGACTCCCAGACGACGAGCCGTTTCCCGCCGTGTTTATCCGCGCGCCAGTTATCGACGACGTGGGCGACGCCCGCGTGCTCGCCTCGTGGGACGGGAACCCGGTTGCGGTGCGGGACGGCCCCGTCGTCGGCACCTCCTTTCACCCCGAGTTGACGACCGACGACCGAATTCACGAGTTGGCGTTTTTCGAGAACGACGGCGCGTCGGTGACGGCGCTCGAGTAGCCCAGCGGACAACCCGCCGCGTGGCTCCTCGAAAGGCGTCGGTCGCAGGCGTACAGACTTTTGCCGCTCGCCTTCGTGAGTTGTGATATGAACGCGTCCATCGACGCCGTCCGCGTCGCGGGAACCCAGCAGGGACCGGTGCCGGTCTTGATCCTCGCCGTCGAAGGCGAAGAGGACATCGTCCCGATCTTTATCGGCTTCAACGAGGCGACGAGCATCGCTCGCGGGCTCGAGGCCGAGGACATCGGCCGGCCGTTGACCCACGACCTCCTGCTCGACGTGATGGAGGAACTCGGCGGGCGAGTCGACCGGGTCGTCGTCAACGAAATCGAAGAGCGCGCGGACGGACAGGGCGGGACCTATATCGCGGACATTCACGTCGACACGCCCCGCGGCGAGACCGTGATCGACGCCCGGCCGAGCGATTCGCTCGCGCTCGCTGCCCGAACCAACGTGCCGATCGAGGTCACGGAAGCCGTCTTCGAGGACGGCCGAGACGACAGCGAGAAGTTCGCCGAACTCGAAGACATCCGTGACGTTCCCGGTGAATTATAAATGGACGAGACACTCGAGGAGTTGTTCGCCGTCATCGAAGACCGCAAGGAAACGCTACCCGAAGGCTCCTACACCGCGTCGCTGTTTACCCACGAGAAAGGGGAAAACGCCGTATTGGAGAAACTGGGCGAAGAATCGACGGAACTGGTGCTGGCCGCCAAAGACGACGACCACGACGAAATCGCCTACGAGGCCGCCGATATCGTCTATCACCTGCTTGTCTTGCTCTCGATGAAAGACATGGACCTCGCGGACCTCGAGGACGAACTCGAATCACGGCGGTAGGCTGAAGACTCGTTTCCGAACGGACGTCGACTCACGAGACGGGTTGGTGTTCGAAGCACAACCGGACGAGAAACACGAACGTGTCTACCCGCACGGGAGTCGAACAACCAGAACATCACGGTGAGCGCATCCAATAGCGGATATCGATCACGCTCGGCGACGGCGGTACGACGTTCCCGGAATATCTAACTAATGCAGGGCAAATATTCATTACACTTTACTCGTGGGAACCACCACAAAACTCATTCCAGATGGTCCAATGGGATAGTTATGGGATTGTTTGGAGGCGACCGGAGCCAGGCCGAGACGACGGCGCAGCTCCCCGTTCCGGAATACGAACATTTTCCGACGGATACCTACTGCATCGCGTGTGCCGTGGCGGTCTCGCAAGAAGAGGTGACGGCGTTTCGAGAACTGCTCGAGAAGGAAACAGCAACGACCACCGTGGTCGAACAGTCGACGTTTCTCTCTCGAGAGCTAGACGGCGAGTTGCAGATACAGCAAACGGAGGAGGACGTCGCGGCGTTCGTCCACGAACTCGTCGAGACCTGGGAAGGGCAGATTGACGGCGATCCGTCTGCCGTCTGGTGGCCGCTCGAGTCGGACTGGAGAGTCGCGCTGTACATGCGCTACTGCCGTGCGAGAGCCGAGCACGAAACCGACGAGTTCGACTGCACGGAGCGGATCGAGCGCGTACGGACGCTGGTGTCACGGTGTGAAGCGGCGAGCGAAAACGCTGCGAAACGCGGAGTCGTCCACAGAGACCGCGTTCCGGGAGAGCGAGCCAAGTAGTGACCGAGAACAGCGGCTGAGAGCCCAGCCGATAGCCTGGAAACGGACGAACAGCCCCGCTCGGTTCGTCCCCGACGTTTGCATTTTCCCTGCCGCTTGCAATCGCCCGTGCCAGTTTGATACGCGACGCTCGCGTACGTCCACGCGATGGCACTCGAACAACTCGAGCACGCGGACGACCAGATGCAAGAGTGTATTGACAACTGCCTCGAAGCCGCGCAGGTCTGTGAATGGTGTGCGGACGCCTGCGCGGACGAGGGCGAAGGGATGGCCCGCTGTATCCGGCTCTGTCGGGACGTTGCCGACCTGGCGACGTTGCACGCGCGGTTCATGGCTCGAGACTCGGGCTACCACGGCGAGTTGGCATCGATCTGTGCGGACGCCTGCGAGGAGTGTGCCGAGGAGTGCGAACAGCACGACCACGAGCACTGTCAGGCCTGTGCGGAAGTTCTACCGAAGTGCGCCGAGAGCTGTCGGGAGATGGCCTCTGCCTGAATCGAGCAACGGCAAGCCGATCGCAACTACCACGAGCGAGCGAAACAGACGCACATTCATTTTTCCGCCGCGTGGAGGAT contains the following coding sequences:
- a CDS encoding thioredoxin family protein; the encoded protein is MTVTLKDFHADWCGPCKTQDPILEDLEEDWEGRFEVEKVNVDEQQDVANEYQVRSLPTLVIENDDEIVERFVGVTQREDIEDALESAGA
- a CDS encoding preprotein translocase subunit Sec61beta, producing MDKGQNTGGLMSSAGLIRYFDSEDSNAIRIDPKTVIATGVMLGVLVQLLTFVS
- the pdxT gene encoding pyridoxal 5'-phosphate synthase glutaminase subunit PdxT; translated protein: MSLVAGVVAVQGDVSEHADAIRRASTARGESVEVLEVRESGIVPDCDLLAMPGGESTTISRLVHSEGIAAEIRDHVDDEKPLFATCAGLIVASSDAGDERVETLDLIDVTVERNAFGRQKDSFEAPLEVTGLPDDEPFPAVFIRAPVIDDVGDARVLASWDGNPVAVRDGPVVGTSFHPELTTDDRIHELAFFENDGASVTALE
- a CDS encoding four-helix bundle copper-binding protein, which translates into the protein MALEQLEHADDQMQECIDNCLEAAQVCEWCADACADEGEGMARCIRLCRDVADLATLHARFMARDSGYHGELASICADACEECAEECEQHDHEHCQACAEVLPKCAESCREMASA
- the hisE gene encoding phosphoribosyl-ATP diphosphatase, whose product is MDETLEELFAVIEDRKETLPEGSYTASLFTHEKGENAVLEKLGEESTELVLAAKDDDHDEIAYEAADIVYHLLVLLSMKDMDLADLEDELESRR
- the npdG gene encoding NADPH-dependent F420 reductase: MRIALLGGTGDIGEGLALRFAHDTDHEILIGSRDPEKARNAVEGYEAILEERDVEASIKGFTNEMAADRADVAVLSVPPYYAGDTVDAVAEKLDEDTILVTPAVGMKGDEDGMHYHPPSAGSVTELVASRAPDEVPVVGAFHNLAAGKLSNLDREIDLDTLVVGEGAAKETVTSLASEIDGLRVLDAGPLANAAEVESITPLVINIARHNEELHDVGVKFQ
- a CDS encoding bifunctional nuclease family protein is translated as MNASIDAVRVAGTQQGPVPVLILAVEGEEDIVPIFIGFNEATSIARGLEAEDIGRPLTHDLLLDVMEELGGRVDRVVVNEIEERADGQGGTYIADIHVDTPRGETVIDARPSDSLALAARTNVPIEVTEAVFEDGRDDSEKFAELEDIRDVPGEL